In Armigeres subalbatus isolate Guangzhou_Male unplaced genomic scaffold, GZ_Asu_2 Contig1086, whole genome shotgun sequence, the following are encoded in one genomic region:
- the LOC134202199 gene encoding uncharacterized protein LOC134202199: protein MAEAGTLPFELLATQATSRTAIRLQSKNTNYAVALTQRTFDRLLELTDSSLPAVSQQDRLIDRVWHARKPVVLWDVKIKVRAGDPPEKVQPIVRQLLETRFNRSTVVYTDGSKDSNGSTVGAAFFNNGIMGTYSLPKECSVFSTEAYALKMAAAIRKFNNELVILTDSASCLMALEAEKSRHAWIQEVERIAQSKPIRFCWVPGHAGVNGNSKADRLANEARRQPTIDVAIPAEDAVKAIKKAIRRQ from the coding sequence ATGGCCGAGGCGGGTACATTGCCTTTCGAACTGCTCGCTACACAGGCCACATCTCGGACGGCTATTCGACTACAGTCCAAAAATACCAACTATGCTGTAGCACTCACTCAACGAACATTTGATCGTCTTCTAGAGCTAACGGATTCATCGCTTCCCGCAGTTAGTCAGCAAGATCGACTGATCGATCGCGTGTGGCATGCCCGTAAACCGGTTGTTTTGTGGGACGTGAAAATAAAAGTACGCGCTGGCGATCCACCGGAGAAAGTTCAGCCTATTGTTCGACAACTCCTAGAAACGCGATTCAATCGATCAACTGTCGTTTACACCGATGGTTCCAAAGACAGCAACGGTTCTACAGTAGGTGCCGCATTCTTCAACAATGGCATTATGGGAACGTACAGCCTTCCAAAAGAATGTAGTGTTTTCTCTACTGAGGCCTATGCCCTTAAAATGGCCGCTGCCATTCGTAAATTCAATAATGAACTAGTGATTCTAACGGACTCTGCTAGCTGTCTGATGGCGCTGGAGGCTGAGAAGTCTCGACACGCTTGGATACAGGAAGTGGAGCGAATAGCTCAAAGCAAACCAATACGATTCTGTTGGGTTCCTGGACATGCTGGAGTTAACGGTAACTCCAAAGCTGATCGACTAGCCAACGAGGCCAGAAGACAACCAACCATCGACGTTGCAATCCCTGCTGAGGATGCGGTTAAAGCCATTAAAAAAGCAATACGCCGTCAATAG